One window of Esox lucius isolate fEsoLuc1 chromosome 25, fEsoLuc1.pri, whole genome shotgun sequence genomic DNA carries:
- the lsm6 gene encoding U6 snRNA-associated Sm-like protein LSm6: MSLRKQTPSDFLKQIIGRPVVVKLNSGVDYRGVLACLDGYMNIAVEQTEEYVNGQLKNKYGDAFLRGNNVLYISTQKRKM, translated from the exons ATGAGTCTCAGGAAGCAGACCCCGAGTGACTTCTTGAAGCAGATCATTGGCAGACCAGTTGTAGTCAAACTCAACTCGGGAGTGGATTACCGAG GTGTCCTAGCCTGTCTCGATGGCTACATGAACATTGCAGTGGAGCAGACTGAGGAGTACGTCAACGGCcagctgaaaaataaatatggagATGCCTTTCTGAGAGGAAACAATG TGCTGTACATAAGCACccagaagaggaagatgtga